From Butyricimonas paravirosa, one genomic window encodes:
- a CDS encoding aminopeptidase C, translating to MIKHSFLCMVILLVSISTAVFAQKGGPRSGYNFTTVVDLKTTPVKNQQSVGTCWDYATLSFLESELLRKGKPVYDLAELYVAKNAYFEKGLRYVQFHGKTNFSEGGQAHDVIDMIKKYGIVPEEVYTGLQYGRDFHIHAEMVAALQGILDAVNKNPNRQITPVWTKGFMRYIEAYLGDTPETFTYEGKEYTPQSFAASLDLNLNDYVELTSFQMYPFYEEVELTIPDNWMHARYYNLPIDELMEVMNNALKNGYSVCWDGDVSHNGFSHPNGLAILPTNNPEEMINAEIDKWTTLSAKDRERKMQSFESPVPEMKVDDNKRQFTFNNRQTTDDHLMHITGMLKDQNGTIYYKTKNSWGEDRNPFGGYLYMSEPFCRLQTVAIMVHKDAIPKAIRKKLGL from the coding sequence ATGATAAAACATTCGTTCTTATGCATGGTCATCCTGCTTGTTTCTATCAGCACGGCCGTGTTTGCACAAAAAGGCGGACCTCGTTCCGGCTACAACTTTACAACAGTCGTTGACTTGAAAACGACCCCGGTGAAGAATCAACAAAGCGTGGGAACCTGCTGGGACTACGCAACTCTCTCATTCTTAGAATCAGAATTACTGCGCAAAGGCAAACCTGTCTATGATCTCGCAGAACTTTACGTGGCTAAAAACGCCTACTTCGAGAAAGGATTACGTTACGTTCAATTCCACGGGAAGACAAACTTCAGCGAGGGAGGACAAGCTCATGACGTAATAGATATGATCAAAAAGTACGGAATTGTTCCGGAAGAAGTATATACCGGATTGCAATACGGACGAGACTTTCACATTCATGCAGAAATGGTGGCTGCTTTGCAAGGAATCCTTGACGCCGTGAACAAAAATCCGAACCGACAGATTACTCCCGTGTGGACAAAAGGTTTCATGAGATATATCGAGGCTTACCTGGGTGACACCCCGGAAACATTCACTTACGAGGGCAAGGAGTATACCCCGCAAAGTTTCGCGGCATCCCTAGATCTAAACTTAAATGATTACGTGGAATTGACTTCTTTCCAGATGTACCCTTTCTACGAAGAGGTGGAACTCACAATTCCCGATAACTGGATGCACGCCCGTTACTACAATCTACCGATTGACGAGTTAATGGAAGTGATGAACAACGCCTTGAAAAACGGGTACTCCGTATGCTGGGATGGAGACGTAAGCCACAATGGTTTCAGCCACCCGAACGGGTTGGCCATTCTCCCGACCAATAACCCAGAGGAAATGATCAATGCCGAGATCGACAAGTGGACCACACTTAGCGCAAAAGATCGGGAACGTAAAATGCAGTCTTTCGAATCTCCCGTACCGGAAATGAAAGTAGATGACAACAAACGTCAATTCACTTTTAACAACCGCCAGACAACAGATGATCACTTGATGCACATCACCGGAATGCTAAAGGATCAGAACGGAACGATCTATTATAAGACCAAAAATTCTTGGGGAGAAGATCGTAACCCGTTCGGTGGTTATCTTTATATGTCCGAACCATTCTGTCGCTTGCAAACCGTGGCAATCATGGTTCACAAAGATGCTATTCCGAAAGCAATACGTAAGAAATTAGGATTATAA